One window from the genome of Epinephelus moara isolate mb chromosome 5, YSFRI_EMoa_1.0, whole genome shotgun sequence encodes:
- the LOC126390008 gene encoding ecto-ADP-ribosyltransferase 5-like, with amino-acid sequence MKGNKLTCAPLCLFLCWMLPVGSKKISFIVSLPEANSGIQMSMVEDAVDDMYFGCNETMAKMVKDKYFKKENKGIFKDVWKKAESCANHNLKNKDTGDEALTKEHMQAICVYTSGYKGFYQMFNDAVRTNRTVYGTSFPFHSLQFWLTSAVKILSENNNCHITYRRSKAVFTGNVNQMIRFGSFTSSSKDPELSQFGLKTCFKITTCSGAYLKKYPHLGKKEEADEKEVLIPPYEIFKITGKKKDASVKGLEDCEVVYILQSVGLQSNLNCMLCTKLKTKGFFNFK; translated from the exons ATGAAGGGTAACAAGCTGACttgtgctccactgtgtttGTTCCTTTGCTGGATGCTGCCTGTCGGCTCGAAGAAG ATCAGTTTTATCGTCAGTCTACCAGAGGCAAACTCAGGCATCCAAATGAGCATGGTTGAAGATGCTGTGGATGACATGTACTTTGGCTGCAACGAGACAATGGCAAAAATGGTCAAGGACAAATACTTTAAAAAGGAGAACAAGGGAATATTTAAAGACGTCTGGAAAAAGGCAGAAAGCTGTGCCAATCATAATCtcaaaaataaagacacaggGGATGAGGCTTTAACTAAAGAGCACATGCAGGCAATCTGTGTTTATACATCTGGTTATAAAGGGTTTTATCAGATGTTCAATGATGCAGTCCGGACCAACAGAACAGTCTATGGCACCTCCTTTCCATTTCACTCCTTACAATTCTGGCTGACATCGGCTGTAAAGATCCTCAGTGAAAATAATAACTGTCACATTACGTACCGCAGAAGCAAAGCTGTGTTTACTGGCAATGTCAACCAAATGATTCGGTTTGGTTCCTTTACCTCCAGCTCTAAAGATCCAGAACTGTCCCAATTTGGTTTGAAGACCTGCTTTAAAATTACGACCTGTTCAGGTGCTTACCTGAAAAAATATCCACACTtaggaaagaaagaggaagcGGATGAGAAAGAGGTGCTCATCCCCCCCTATGAGATTTTCAAGATAACTGGGAAAAAGAAGGATGCATCTGTAAAAGGTCTAGAAGACTGTGAGGTTGTGTATATCCTGCAAAGTGTAGGGCTTCAAAGCAATTTAAACTGCATGCTGTGTACCAAATTAAAGACCAAAGGTTTCTTtaactttaagtaa
- the LOC126390009 gene encoding complement C1q-like protein 2, producing the protein MRAVACTLLVLGLLCDNASGEVTINSLRVAAEAWDGELPCRTWDCECVFKHQRGCCCASRELQEVKDQMLMRVMDLSRSVAQLGGSLFEFLGGMRVAFTASMSFTTNCFGPFTRNSSIPFDVVTLNHGRGYNPTLGIFTAPRSGLYSFSFSVYSKVGGEGTRIYYKMQLMRNGEVVASTWEDNRDDSEDSSTQTVLLPLQRGGQVYVELLSGRQLCGNVKGLNTFAGSLIHPTLA; encoded by the exons ATGAGAGCTGTGGCGTGCACTCTGCTCGTCTTGGGCCTGCTGTGTGACAACGCGAGTGGTGAAGTCACTATCAACAGCCTACGAGTGGCAGCAG AAGCATGGGATGGGGAGCTGCCATGCAGAACATgggactgtgagtgtgtgttcaaGCACCAGCGAGGCTGCTGCTGTGCCAGCCGTGAGCTCCAAGAAGTGAAGGATCAAATGTTGATGAGAGTGATGGACCTGTCGAGGAGCGTGGCCCAGCTGGGTGGCAGCCTTTTTGAATTCTTAG GAGGGATGAGGGTTGCATTCACAGCCTCCATGAGCTTTACAACAAACTGCTTTGGACCTTTCACCAGAAACAGCTCCATCCCTTTTGATGTCGTCACCCTTAACCATGGAAGGGGGTATAACCCCACCCTAG GTATATTCACAGCTCCTCGTTCCGGACTGTACTCGTTCTCCTTCTCGGTCTATTCCAAGGTTGGTGGGGAAGGCACGAGGATATACTACAAGATGCAACTCATGAGAAACGGGGAGGTGGTGGCATCCACTTGGGAAGACAACAGAGACGACTCAGAAGACAGCAGCACCCAGACAGTACTGCTGCCGCTGCAGCGGGGAGGTCAGGTCTACGTAGAGCTGCTGAGCGGCAGGCAGCTATGTGGGAACGTCAAGGGCCTGAACACCTTCGCTGGCTCCTTGATTCACCCCACTCTGGCCTAA